AGCGGGTGACCTGCGGCAACGGCCAGATAGGTCGCACCCATAAAGGTGTCCGGGCGGGTTGTGTAAACGGTCAGCGTGTTGTCGTAATCGTTCACATCGAAGGTGATTTCTACGCCTTCAGAACGGCCAATCCAGTTGCGCTGCATCGTTTTCACGGTGTCAGGCCAGTGATCCAGGTTATCCAGGTCACGCAGCAGTTCGTCAGCGTAAGCGGTGATTTTGATGAACCACTGCGGGATCTCTTTACGCTCGACTTTGGTATCACAACGCCAGCAGCATCCGTCGATAACCTGTTCGTTCGCCAGTACGGTCTGGTCATTCGGGCACCAGTTGACAGCAGACGTTTTCTTGTACACCAGGCCTTTTTTGTATAGCTCGGTGAAGAATTTCTGTTCCCAACGGTAATATTCCGGGGTGCAGGTCGCCAGCTCACGGCTCCAGTCGTAACCGAAACCCAGCATTTTGAGCTGGTTTTTCATGTATGCGATGTTGTCGTACGTCCACGGTGCTGGTGCGGTGTTGTTTTTAACCGCAGCCCCTTCTGCTGGCAGACCGAACGCATCCCAGCCAATTGGCTGCAGTACGTTTTTGCCCAGCATGCGCTGGTAGCGGGCGATCACGTCACCGATGGTGTAGTTACGTACGTGGCCCATGTGTAGTCGACCAGAAGGATAGGGAAGCATAGACAGGCAGTAATACTTCTCTTTGCTCTCGTCTTCGGTAACTTCAAATGTGCGCTTCTCATCCCAGTGAAGCTGTACTTTGGATTCTATCTCTTCCGGGCGGTATTGCTCTTGCATGGCAGCCAGTGGTCCTGTTTTCAATACAGCTACAAACGTAGCTCTAGATGTGGTGTTTCAGATCCGCATAGCATAGCCCAAACGCCCGCGCCAAAACAGCCTTTCGCGCATTCAGCGTTGAATTCCCGCAAGGATAATTCTTGCACGAATTTACACACTCTGTGGACAGTCTTGCAAAGCGTAGCGTAAATAACGTCTATTATTATAGACAGTTAACGACCCAGGAGGCGAAGCGATGAACAAGGTTGCTCAATATTACCGTGAACTGGTAGCTTCACTGAGCGAACGTCTGCGTAATGGCGAACGCGATATCGATGCGTTGGTGGAGCAGGCGCGTCAACGAGTTATGCAGACCGGGGAGTTAACGCGAACCGAGGTGGAAGAGCTCACTCGGGCCGTCAGACGTGACCTGGAAGAGTTTGCTCTGAGCTATGAAGAAAGTCTCGATGAGGAGACAGACAGCGTCTTTATGCGGGTTATCAAGGAGAGTATCTGGCAGGAACTGGCCGATATTACCGATAAAACGCAGCTCGAATGGCGCGAAGTATTCCAGGACCTCAGTCATCACGGTGTTTATCACAGCGGCGAGGTGGTCGGA
This window of the Citrobacter freundii ATCC 8090 = MTCC 1658 = NBRC 12681 genome carries:
- a CDS encoding zinc ribbon-containing protein, whose translation is MNKVAQYYRELVASLSERLRNGERDIDALVEQARQRVMQTGELTRTEVEELTRAVRRDLEEFALSYEESLDEETDSVFMRVIKESIWQELADITDKTQLEWREVFQDLSHHGVYHSGEVVGLGNLVCEKCHFHLAVYTPDVLPLCPKCGHDQFQRRPFEP